The Lysobacter sp. genome includes a window with the following:
- a CDS encoding PDZ domain-containing protein — protein sequence MRPLRPHLLALAVVCGLSFAGAALTQSKDPTPEQQKKIDAAREDVSRAAKRLAELTREYGGDGFHFDHALPARRPVVGVLFAPDEGGGVRIAGVTPDGAAAAKGIKSGDRLLRIGGKTIEGGSPEARVENARRQLQGLDENTPVKLVYARGDKETEVEVKPRLDSRIMVFSGDGRMMRPDGVIGIETDRLDIEGLDGARFPGAGDAPHVFVFSGDDAQGGHGAPRIDKRVIRIDCKGDEDACRKQAHAQMMRAPVGIDPAGMSGPHEMQTHVFRFDCKPGDTCQGQQRLAEAFRWNGLNLASVDKSLGRYFGADAGVLVLSTGPSLGQLQAGDVIQRVDGKAVATPRAVMDALRDKPADITVAVDYLRDRKSGSAQLKVPKAMLFPPMPPMPPIPPAPPAPPAPPHPPKAGAAPHAPDGAAMVTHRKIVMVDKDGQVQTWEDDGNDAMPMPPAPPPPPPPPPPPPPPPRVD from the coding sequence ATGAGACCGCTTCGCCCCCATCTCCTCGCTCTGGCCGTTGTCTGCGGATTGTCGTTCGCCGGCGCCGCCCTGACCCAATCCAAAGACCCGACGCCGGAACAGCAGAAAAAAATCGACGCGGCGCGCGAAGACGTGAGCCGCGCCGCCAAGCGCTTGGCTGAGCTCACCCGTGAGTACGGCGGCGATGGCTTCCACTTCGATCATGCGTTGCCGGCGCGGCGCCCTGTGGTCGGCGTGCTGTTCGCGCCCGATGAAGGCGGCGGCGTGCGCATCGCCGGGGTCACTCCGGATGGCGCGGCAGCGGCGAAAGGCATCAAAAGCGGAGACCGGCTGCTGCGCATCGGCGGCAAGACCATCGAGGGCGGCTCGCCGGAAGCGCGGGTCGAGAACGCGCGCAGGCAGTTGCAGGGCCTGGACGAAAACACTCCGGTGAAACTGGTCTATGCACGCGGCGACAAGGAGACGGAAGTCGAAGTCAAACCCAGACTGGACAGCCGGATCATGGTCTTCTCCGGCGACGGCAGAATGATGCGCCCCGACGGCGTCATCGGCATCGAAACCGATCGCCTCGACATCGAAGGTCTCGACGGCGCCCGCTTTCCGGGCGCGGGCGATGCGCCGCACGTGTTCGTCTTCAGCGGCGATGACGCACAAGGCGGGCACGGCGCGCCGCGCATCGACAAGCGCGTGATTCGGATCGACTGCAAGGGTGATGAGGATGCATGCCGCAAGCAGGCGCATGCGCAGATGATGCGCGCCCCCGTCGGTATCGACCCGGCCGGCATGAGCGGTCCTCACGAGATGCAGACGCATGTGTTCCGCTTCGACTGCAAACCCGGCGACACCTGCCAGGGTCAACAGCGGCTGGCCGAAGCGTTCCGCTGGAACGGCTTGAATCTGGCGTCGGTGGACAAGTCGCTGGGGCGTTATTTCGGCGCCGACGCGGGCGTACTGGTGCTCAGCACCGGGCCGTCCCTGGGCCAGTTGCAGGCGGGCGACGTGATCCAACGCGTCGACGGCAAAGCGGTGGCGACACCGCGCGCCGTGATGGATGCGCTGCGCGACAAGCCGGCGGACATTACCGTCGCGGTGGATTACCTGCGCGACCGCAAATCCGGCAGCGCGCAATTGAAGGTGCCCAAAGCGATGCTGTTCCCGCCGATGCCGCCGATGCCGCCGATACCTCCCGCGCCACCGGCACCCCCTGCGCCGCCGCATCCGCCGAAGGCCGGCGCGGCGCCGCACGCGCCTGACGGCGCAGCGATGGTGACGCATCGCAAGATCGTGATGGTCGACAAGGATGGCCAGGTGCAGACCTGGGAGGACGACGGCAACGACGCGATGCCGATGCCACCCGCGCCTCCGCCGCCTCCGCCGCCTCCACCACCGCCGCCGCCGCCGCCGCGCGTGGATTGA
- a CDS encoding TMEM165/GDT1 family protein, translating into MSTLVVAIAEIGDKTQLLALLLAARFRRPWPIIAGIFVATVLNHALAAWLGALAASYLTPDVLRWIVAGSFFAIGLWTLKPDTIDEDGEKLPARGAFIATVIAFFIAEIGDKTQIATVVLAAKSPLLWPVVMGTTLGMLLANVPVVLLGSRFAAKLPLKAARMAAAALFLALAAWVAVQGVSVDAQLPQSGKTESRNP; encoded by the coding sequence ATGTCCACATTGGTGGTCGCCATCGCCGAGATCGGCGACAAGACCCAACTGCTTGCCCTGTTGCTGGCCGCGCGCTTCCGCCGGCCGTGGCCGATCATCGCCGGCATCTTCGTGGCCACCGTGCTCAACCACGCGCTCGCCGCCTGGCTCGGCGCGCTGGCCGCCAGTTACCTCACGCCGGATGTGCTGCGCTGGATCGTCGCCGGCAGTTTTTTCGCCATCGGCCTGTGGACGCTGAAACCCGACACGATCGACGAAGATGGCGAGAAGCTGCCCGCGCGCGGCGCGTTCATCGCCACCGTGATCGCCTTCTTCATCGCCGAGATCGGCGACAAGACCCAGATCGCCACCGTCGTGCTGGCGGCGAAATCGCCGCTGCTGTGGCCGGTGGTGATGGGCACCACCCTCGGCATGCTGCTGGCGAACGTGCCGGTGGTGCTGCTGGGCAGCCGCTTCGCAGCGAAACTGCCGCTGAAAGCCGCACGCATGGCTGCGGCGGCGCTGTTCCTGGCGCTGGCGGCGTGGGTCGCGGTGCAGGGTGTCTCCGTCGACGCCCAACTGCCTCAATCGGGCAAGACCGAATCACGCAACCCTTGA
- a CDS encoding SPFH/Band 7/PHB domain protein, which produces MGGGFFLAAVVVFAGIVVLFKAVRMVPQGYEWTVETFGKYTRTLAPGLHILMPIYQGVGRKINMMEQVMDVPSQDVITKDNAVVKVDGVVYFQVLDAAKAAYEVAQLEVAILNLVMTNIRTAIGSMDLDESLSKRDEINAKVLTAVDHATHPWGLKVNRIELKDIQPPRDLIASMQQQKMAEQNKRAAVLEAEGVRQSAILRAEGEKQAAVLEAEGKREASFREAEARERLAEAEAKATQMVSDAIASGNVNAINYFIAQKYIEAFKALAEAPNQKFIMLPMESAGILGSLAGITELAKEALTHQQANKPPAMPRSGG; this is translated from the coding sequence ATGGGCGGTGGATTTTTTCTGGCGGCGGTCGTGGTGTTCGCGGGTATCGTCGTGCTGTTCAAGGCGGTCCGCATGGTGCCGCAGGGTTACGAATGGACGGTCGAGACCTTCGGCAAATACACGCGCACGCTCGCGCCGGGGCTGCATATCCTGATGCCGATCTATCAGGGCGTCGGCCGCAAGATCAACATGATGGAACAGGTGATGGACGTGCCCAGCCAGGACGTCATCACCAAGGACAACGCCGTGGTGAAGGTGGACGGCGTGGTCTATTTCCAGGTGCTCGACGCTGCCAAGGCCGCGTACGAGGTCGCCCAGCTCGAAGTGGCCATCCTCAATCTGGTCATGACCAACATCCGCACAGCGATCGGCTCGATGGATCTCGACGAGTCGCTGTCCAAGCGCGACGAGATCAACGCCAAGGTGCTGACCGCCGTCGACCACGCCACCCATCCGTGGGGGCTGAAGGTCAACCGCATCGAACTGAAGGACATCCAGCCGCCGCGCGATCTGATCGCCTCGATGCAGCAGCAGAAGATGGCCGAACAGAACAAGCGCGCGGCGGTGCTCGAAGCCGAGGGCGTGCGCCAGTCGGCGATCCTGCGCGCCGAGGGCGAGAAGCAGGCGGCAGTGCTGGAAGCCGAAGGCAAGCGCGAGGCCTCGTTCCGCGAGGCGGAAGCCCGCGAGCGTCTGGCCGAAGCCGAAGCCAAGGCGACGCAGATGGTCTCCGACGCCATCGCCAGCGGCAACGTCAACGCCATCAACTACTTCATCGCCCAGAAATACATCGAAGCGTTCAAGGCGCTGGCCGAAGCGCCGAACCAGAAGTTCATCATGCTGCCGATGGAGTCTGCGGGCATCCTCGGTTCGCTTGCGGGCATCACCGAGCTCGCCAAGGAAGCGCTGACCCACCAGCAGGCCAACAAGCCGCCGGCGATGCCGCGCAGTGGAGGCTGA
- a CDS encoding sigma-70 family RNA polymerase sigma factor, whose translation MHPDDEMTSRPSSFAIDVPDALLARMRLGEHAAFEQVYRWFERPVFTLALRICGEREQAADVLQDTMLKVIARIGEFRGSRIDRVGAAHLDGSPFWGWLRQIAVNEALMALRRRRRSDDEDANHADETDWVDDRTPPPPAAADAACLQRALDALPANTRTVLWLYHAEGYTHDEIAVLMQRTPSFSKSQLARGTRRLRELLEPTALPLREAAHG comes from the coding sequence ATGCATCCAGATGATGAGATGACCTCACGACCCTCCAGCTTCGCCATCGATGTGCCCGACGCCCTGCTCGCGCGCATGCGCCTGGGCGAGCACGCGGCGTTCGAGCAGGTCTACCGCTGGTTCGAACGGCCGGTGTTCACGCTGGCGCTGCGGATCTGCGGCGAGCGCGAGCAGGCGGCGGACGTGCTGCAGGACACCATGCTGAAGGTCATCGCCCGGATCGGCGAGTTCCGCGGTAGCCGCATCGATCGTGTCGGTGCGGCGCATCTCGATGGCAGCCCGTTCTGGGGATGGCTGCGACAGATCGCGGTCAATGAAGCGCTGATGGCGCTGCGCCGGCGTCGCCGCAGCGACGATGAAGACGCCAACCATGCCGACGAAACCGATTGGGTCGACGACCGCACCCCGCCACCGCCCGCCGCCGCCGATGCCGCTTGCCTGCAGCGCGCCCTCGACGCATTGCCGGCGAATACCCGTACCGTGCTGTGGCTGTATCACGCCGAGGGCTACACCCACGACGAGATCGCCGTGCTGATGCAACGCACGCCCAGCTTCTCGAAATCCCAGCTCGCGCGCGGCACACGCCGCCTGCGCGAGTTGCTCGAACCCACCGCACTGCCGCTCCGCGAGGCCGCCCATGGCTGA
- a CDS encoding NfeD family protein has protein sequence MRWDAIIWAAIALLLFAAEAMVPGAFMLWMGIAASVVFLGVLVVPGMSILAQAVAFIALSFISIQVYRTYFRGREIPSDQPALNRRTEQLVGRVVSLERAIERGAGRVQIADAYWEVSGPDLPAGVDVRIVGAEGMTLRVEAVE, from the coding sequence ATGCGCTGGGATGCGATCATCTGGGCAGCGATCGCGCTGCTGCTGTTCGCGGCCGAGGCGATGGTGCCGGGCGCCTTCATGCTCTGGATGGGCATCGCCGCGTCGGTGGTGTTCCTTGGCGTCCTGGTCGTGCCGGGCATGTCGATCCTCGCCCAGGCCGTCGCGTTCATCGCGCTCAGCTTCATCTCGATCCAGGTGTACCGGACGTACTTCCGCGGACGGGAGATCCCGAGCGACCAGCCGGCGCTGAACCGCCGTACCGAGCAACTGGTGGGGCGCGTGGTGTCCCTGGAGCGCGCGATCGAACGTGGCGCGGGGCGCGTGCAGATCGCCGATGCCTATTGGGAAGTGAGCGGCCCCGATCTGCCTGCCGGCGTCGACGTGCGCATCGTCGGTGCGGAAGGCATGACCCTGCGCGTCGAAGCCGTCGAGTAG
- a CDS encoding aldo/keto reductase, translated as MQYRRLGSTGLQVSALSFGAWITFGQQIGRGAARDLIAAAWDNGVNFFDNAEVYASGEAERVMGDVIADLRLPRDGYAVSSKVMFGAVEEPKPMQQGLSRKHVRDACDAALKRLRVDYIDLYFCHRPDPDTSIEETVWAMDGLIRQGKVLYWGTSEWPAAQIREAAKIAKQHSLHGPSMEQPQYNLLHRERVELEYAPLYAELGLGTTTWSPLGSGLLTGKYNAAIPGDARLGLEDHGWLQDLIMGDSEDRRLERARKFSALAVELGLPPASLAIAWCLRNPHVSTVILGASRVEQLLQNLQALTLADTVEDAVWRRVEAATS; from the coding sequence ATGCAATACCGTCGTCTTGGTTCGACCGGCCTACAGGTGTCCGCACTGTCGTTTGGCGCCTGGATCACTTTCGGCCAGCAGATCGGCCGTGGCGCGGCGCGCGATCTGATCGCCGCCGCCTGGGACAATGGCGTGAATTTCTTCGACAACGCCGAGGTGTACGCCAGCGGTGAGGCGGAACGGGTGATGGGCGATGTGATCGCCGATCTGCGCCTGCCGCGCGATGGATACGCGGTATCGAGCAAGGTGATGTTCGGTGCGGTCGAAGAACCCAAGCCGATGCAACAGGGTCTCTCGCGCAAACACGTGCGCGACGCCTGCGACGCTGCGCTGAAACGCCTGCGCGTGGATTACATCGATCTTTATTTCTGCCACCGCCCGGACCCCGACACGTCGATCGAGGAAACGGTGTGGGCGATGGACGGCCTGATCCGCCAGGGCAAAGTGCTGTACTGGGGCACGTCGGAATGGCCCGCCGCGCAGATCCGCGAAGCCGCGAAGATCGCGAAGCAACATTCGCTGCATGGGCCGTCGATGGAGCAGCCGCAGTACAACCTCCTGCATCGCGAGCGCGTCGAACTGGAGTACGCGCCGCTCTACGCCGAGCTGGGCCTGGGCACCACCACGTGGTCGCCGCTCGGTTCGGGCCTGCTCACCGGCAAATACAATGCGGCCATCCCCGGCGATGCCCGCCTCGGTCTGGAGGATCATGGTTGGCTGCAGGACCTGATCATGGGCGACAGCGAGGATCGACGCCTGGAACGCGCACGTAAATTCAGCGCGCTCGCGGTCGAACTCGGATTGCCGCCAGCATCGCTGGCGATCGCCTGGTGCCTGCGCAACCCGCACGTATCCACCGTGATCCTCGGCGCCAGCCGGGTCGAGCAATTGCTGCAGAACCTGCAGGCGTTGACCCTCGCCGATACCGTCGAGGACGCGGTGTGGCGGCGGGTGGAAGCCGCGACGAGCTGA